In one Modestobacter sp. L9-4 genomic region, the following are encoded:
- the coaA gene encoding type I pantothenate kinase, producing MGAVTAGTRAQVSPFTAFDRESWRALAAGGELPLSNADVRAMASFGDRIDLDEVATVYLPLARLLHLHVSASRRLWAEQTRFLGARTEKVPFVIGVAGSVAVGKSTTSRVLQALLAAAPDTPRVDLVTTDGFLLPNAELESRGLLDRKGFPESYDRRALLRFLADVKSGRPEVSAPLYSHQSYDVLPGERQVVDRPDVLVLEGLNVLQAGGRSDGRVPEVFLSDFFDFSVYVDATEADISRWYVERFLALRRTAFQDTSAYFHRFADLTDEEATTTALGIWRSVNEPNLRRNIAPTRSRAKLVLQKSADHSVRRVLLRKL from the coding sequence ATGGGCGCCGTGACGGCCGGAACGCGAGCGCAGGTCTCGCCCTTCACCGCCTTCGACCGTGAGTCGTGGCGGGCACTGGCGGCCGGGGGCGAACTGCCGCTGAGCAACGCCGACGTCCGGGCGATGGCCAGCTTCGGTGACCGCATCGACCTCGACGAGGTGGCCACGGTCTACCTCCCGCTGGCCCGGCTGCTGCACCTGCACGTCAGCGCCAGCCGGCGGCTGTGGGCCGAGCAGACCCGGTTCCTGGGCGCCCGCACCGAGAAGGTGCCGTTCGTGATCGGCGTGGCCGGCAGCGTCGCGGTCGGCAAGAGCACGACGTCCCGGGTGCTGCAGGCCCTGCTGGCCGCCGCACCGGACACCCCGCGGGTCGACCTGGTCACCACCGACGGCTTCCTGCTGCCCAACGCCGAGCTGGAGTCCCGCGGGCTGCTGGACCGCAAGGGCTTCCCGGAGAGCTACGACCGCCGCGCCCTGCTGCGCTTCCTGGCCGACGTGAAGTCCGGGCGGCCGGAGGTCAGCGCGCCGCTGTACTCCCACCAGTCCTACGACGTCCTGCCCGGTGAGCGGCAGGTGGTCGACCGCCCCGACGTGCTCGTGCTCGAGGGGCTCAACGTGCTGCAGGCCGGCGGCCGCTCCGACGGTCGGGTGCCGGAGGTGTTCCTCTCGGACTTCTTCGACTTCTCCGTCTACGTCGACGCCACCGAGGCCGACATCTCCCGCTGGTACGTCGAGCGCTTCCTCGCCCTGCGGCGCACCGCCTTCCAGGACACCAGCGCCTACTTCCACCGGTTCGCCGACCTCACCGACGAGGAGGCCACCACGACCGCCCTGGGCATCTGGCGGAGCGTCAACGAGCCCAACCTGCGCCGCAACATCGCCCCGACCCGTTCCCGGGCCAAGCTGGTGCTGCAGAAGTCCGCCGACCACTCCGTGCGGCGGGTCCTGCTCCGCAAGCTCTGA
- a CDS encoding GNAT family N-acetyltransferase, whose product MSSPGLLDRIERYFALAPLPEATVRTVGSLEVPIGPVEWPFAARPRAGREGEVTLADVQAAIALQEGAGLPASLEWLGDRCRGLSTVARSAGLAVDELPLLVADDPLSVLLPTGVRLYLVGADDPRLALYQRLAALAFASPGPLAVPAGAERRTGVPDVALDDPGPEHLPPTEVLRERVATGRTVMMVAVEDGQPVAIGSHQPVDVDGTEISEVVGVATLPRFRGRGLGAGVTSALVEHARQTADLVFLSAGDDDVARVYERAGFARVATSCVAERPAG is encoded by the coding sequence GTGTCGTCGCCCGGGCTCCTCGACCGGATCGAGCGCTACTTCGCGCTCGCCCCGCTGCCGGAGGCGACCGTGCGCACCGTCGGCAGCCTCGAGGTGCCGATCGGCCCGGTGGAGTGGCCCTTCGCCGCCCGGCCCCGCGCCGGCCGCGAGGGCGAGGTCACCCTGGCCGACGTGCAGGCCGCGATCGCCCTGCAGGAGGGTGCCGGGCTGCCGGCGTCCCTGGAGTGGCTGGGCGACCGCTGCCGCGGCCTGTCCACCGTCGCCCGCTCGGCCGGGCTGGCCGTCGACGAGCTGCCGCTGCTGGTGGCCGACGACCCGCTGAGCGTGCTGCTGCCCACCGGGGTGCGCCTCTACCTCGTCGGCGCCGACGACCCGAGACTGGCGCTCTACCAGCGGCTGGCCGCCCTCGCCTTCGCCTCACCCGGGCCCCTCGCCGTCCCCGCGGGTGCCGAGCGGCGCACCGGGGTGCCCGACGTGGCCCTGGACGACCCGGGGCCGGAGCACCTGCCGCCCACCGAGGTGCTGCGCGAGCGGGTCGCCACCGGGCGCACGGTGATGATGGTCGCGGTCGAGGACGGCCAGCCGGTCGCCATCGGCTCCCACCAGCCGGTCGACGTCGACGGCACCGAGATCAGCGAGGTCGTCGGCGTGGCGACACTGCCGCGCTTCCGCGGCCGTGGCCTGGGTGCCGGTGTCACCTCGGCGCTGGTCGAGCACGCCCGGCAGACCGCGGACCTGGTGTTCCTCTCCGCCGGAGACGACGACGTCGCCCGGGTGTACGAGCGCGCCGGCTTCGCCCGGGTCGCCACCAGCTGCGTCGCCGAGCGCCCCGCCGGCTGA
- a CDS encoding small basic family protein, which produces MIPILGLAVGVVLGLLIDPSVPLWLQPYLPIAVVAALDAVFGGVRARFDRIFDAKVFVVSFVSNVVVAALIVFLGDQLGVGAQLSTAVVVVLGIRIFGNAAAIRRHLFRA; this is translated from the coding sequence GTGATCCCGATCCTCGGACTCGCGGTCGGCGTCGTGCTCGGCCTGCTGATCGACCCCAGCGTCCCGCTGTGGCTCCAGCCGTACCTGCCGATCGCCGTCGTGGCCGCCCTGGACGCCGTGTTCGGTGGCGTGCGGGCCCGCTTCGACCGGATCTTCGACGCCAAGGTGTTCGTGGTGTCGTTCGTGTCCAACGTGGTCGTGGCGGCCCTGATCGTCTTCCTCGGCGACCAGCTCGGGGTCGGCGCCCAGCTGTCGACCGCCGTCGTCGTGGTGCTCGGCATCCGCATCTTCGGCAACGCCGCGGCCATCCGCCGGCACCTGTTCCGCGCATGA
- a CDS encoding MerR family transcriptional regulator, with amino-acid sequence MPQPGASADRDTDTTPRHTIGEVLTALRGDFPDVTISKIRYLESEQLVHPQRTPSGYRKFSLADVARLRFVLSAQRDQYLPLRVIKAQLDDLDRGAATPGPPGDDAPAASLLSAEEFARAAGLTDGQLADCVEFGFVTTDAQGRHRGAELPVARAVAGLARHGIEPRHLRVHRTAVEREAALLEQVVTPALRARSEEGRSRATEQLQELARLSAQLHSALLDARLREVLGS; translated from the coding sequence GTGCCCCAGCCCGGAGCCAGCGCGGACCGGGACACCGACACCACGCCCCGCCACACGATCGGGGAGGTCCTCACCGCGCTGCGGGGGGACTTCCCGGACGTGACGATCAGCAAGATCCGCTACCTGGAGTCCGAGCAGCTGGTCCACCCGCAGCGGACGCCGTCGGGCTACCGGAAGTTCTCCCTGGCCGACGTGGCCCGGCTGCGCTTCGTGCTGTCCGCCCAGCGCGACCAGTACCTGCCCCTGCGGGTCATCAAGGCCCAGCTCGACGACCTCGACCGAGGTGCCGCCACCCCCGGCCCGCCCGGGGACGACGCCCCCGCCGCGTCCCTGCTGTCCGCGGAGGAGTTCGCCCGCGCCGCCGGGCTGACCGACGGCCAGCTGGCCGACTGCGTCGAGTTCGGGTTCGTCACCACCGACGCGCAGGGCCGCCACCGCGGCGCCGAGCTGCCGGTGGCCCGGGCCGTGGCCGGCCTGGCCCGGCACGGCATCGAGCCGCGGCACCTGCGCGTGCACCGCACCGCCGTGGAGCGGGAGGCCGCCCTGCTCGAGCAGGTGGTCACCCCGGCGCTGCGGGCCCGTTCGGAGGAGGGGCGCAGCCGCGCCACCGAGCAGCTGCAGGAACTGGCCCGGCTCTCGGCGCAGCTGCACTCGGCACTGCTGGACGCGCGCCTGCGCGAGGTCCTCGGCAGCTGA
- the gcvH gene encoding glycine cleavage system protein GcvH: MATPDDRRYTDQHEWALVQGTEGAATVVRVGITDHAQDALGDIVFVQLPEVGADVAPGNPIGEVESTKSVSDVYSPVAGVVTAVNDALADAPETVNSDPYGAGWLVEVEVTGPAGDPTADLLDAAAYQSLVDAG, encoded by the coding sequence ATGGCCACGCCGGACGATCGCCGTTACACCGACCAGCACGAGTGGGCGCTGGTCCAGGGCACCGAGGGTGCTGCGACGGTGGTCCGGGTCGGGATCACCGACCACGCCCAGGACGCCCTCGGCGACATCGTCTTCGTGCAGCTGCCCGAGGTCGGCGCCGACGTGGCCCCGGGCAACCCGATCGGCGAGGTCGAGTCGACCAAGTCCGTCTCCGACGTCTACTCCCCGGTGGCCGGGGTCGTCACCGCGGTGAACGACGCGCTGGCCGACGCCCCCGAGACGGTCAACAGCGACCCCTACGGTGCCGGCTGGCTGGTCGAGGTCGAGGTGACCGGTCCCGCCGGTGACCCGACCGCGGACCTGCTGGACGCCGCCGCCTACCAGTCGCTCGTCGACGCGGGCTGA
- a CDS encoding FHA domain-containing protein has translation MLCTRCGHQNPEGSRFCAQCGSALSPERVGESTSIIPKVGGEDSGEQSEVSESTADAHAGAVESLPPGSALLVVKRGPNAGSRFLLDQEVTTAGRHPDSDIFLDDVTVSRRHVEFHREGGGFTVHDVGSLNGTYVNREPVDVASLAGGDEVQIGKFRLVYLTGPRTGEPAGS, from the coding sequence GTGCTCTGCACTCGATGTGGCCACCAGAACCCCGAGGGCAGCCGCTTCTGCGCGCAGTGCGGCTCGGCTCTGAGCCCGGAGCGGGTCGGCGAGTCGACCAGCATCATCCCCAAGGTCGGCGGTGAGGACTCCGGCGAGCAGTCGGAGGTCTCGGAGTCGACGGCCGACGCGCACGCCGGTGCGGTCGAGTCGCTGCCGCCGGGCTCTGCCCTGCTGGTCGTCAAGCGCGGCCCGAACGCCGGCAGCCGGTTCCTCCTCGACCAGGAGGTCACCACCGCCGGCCGGCACCCCGACAGCGACATCTTCCTCGACGACGTCACCGTCAGCCGCCGGCACGTGGAGTTCCACCGCGAGGGCGGCGGCTTCACCGTGCACGACGTGGGCAGCCTCAACGGCACCTACGTCAACCGCGAGCCCGTCGACGTCGCCTCCCTGGCTGGTGGCGACGAGGTGCAGATCGGCAAGTTCCGCCTGGTCTACCTGACCGGGCCGCGGACGGGCGAGCCGGCCGGCTCGTGA
- a CDS encoding bifunctional nuclease family protein codes for MQELRVVGVRVELPGNQPILLLKETQGERYLPIWIGAVEAAAIAYEQQGVRPARPMTHDLLREVVTTLGASLEAVHITEMRDGIYIAELLFGNERTVSARPSDAVALAVRTGAPIYGAESLLDEVGIEIPDEQEDEVEKFREFLDNISPEDFEAGSGPA; via the coding sequence GTGCAGGAGCTCAGAGTCGTCGGCGTCCGGGTGGAGCTGCCCGGCAACCAGCCCATCCTCCTGCTCAAGGAGACCCAGGGCGAGCGGTACCTGCCGATCTGGATCGGCGCGGTCGAGGCCGCCGCCATCGCCTACGAGCAGCAGGGCGTCCGGCCGGCCCGGCCGATGACCCACGACCTGCTCCGCGAGGTGGTCACCACCCTGGGCGCCAGCCTGGAGGCCGTGCACATCACCGAGATGCGCGACGGCATCTACATCGCCGAGCTGCTGTTCGGCAACGAGCGGACCGTCAGCGCTCGGCCCTCCGACGCCGTTGCCCTCGCCGTCCGCACCGGCGCCCCGATCTACGGCGCCGAGTCGCTGCTCGACGAGGTGGGGATCGAGATCCCCGACGAGCAGGAGGACGAGGTCGAGAAGTTCCGCGAGTTCCTCGACAACATCAGCCCGGAGGACTTCGAGGCCGGCTCCGGCCCAGCCTGA
- a CDS encoding MerR family transcriptional regulator, which translates to MDTDVVGYRGPTACSAAGITYRQLDYWARTGLVAPSVRTATGSGTQRLYSFRDILVLKVVKRLLDTGVSLQNIRKAVDHLRTRGVKELSNITLLSDGATVYECTSAEEVVDLLAGGQGVFGIAVSGALRELSGELAELPAERLDGSGPVNADDELSARRRRRAASA; encoded by the coding sequence ATGGACACCGACGTCGTCGGCTACCGCGGTCCGACCGCGTGCTCGGCCGCCGGCATCACCTACCGCCAGCTCGACTACTGGGCCCGCACCGGCCTGGTCGCCCCCTCGGTGCGCACCGCCACCGGCTCGGGCACGCAGCGGCTCTACTCCTTCCGCGACATCCTCGTGCTCAAGGTCGTCAAGCGGCTCCTGGACACCGGGGTCTCGCTGCAGAACATCCGCAAGGCCGTCGACCACCTGCGCACCCGCGGGGTCAAGGAGCTGTCGAACATCACGCTCCTGTCCGACGGTGCCACGGTCTACGAGTGCACCTCCGCCGAGGAGGTCGTCGACCTGCTGGCCGGTGGCCAGGGCGTCTTCGGCATCGCCGTCTCCGGCGCGCTGCGCGAGCTGTCCGGTGAGCTCGCCGAGCTGCCGGCCGAGCGCCTCGACGGCAGCGGTCCGGTCAACGCCGACGACGAGCTCTCCGCGCGCCGTCGCCGCCGGGCCGCCTCCGCCTGA
- a CDS encoding DUF881 domain-containing protein, with amino-acid sequence MSAPAPGRQRSLGASLLDQVLAETLDPAYARAAADREATARAAAARPATPGPRPSWVLRHRGQLLVALTLLLAGLLASVTYREAAAGAQGREQTREALRDDIREESDVTDDLVAQLEDLTGQVGRTRDQALAASATGQQALTRLAAVEQGTAVVAVSGPGLRVTLDDAPPPADSDPVGGATEQNQAGLVQDADVQLAVNGLWAAGAEAISINGQRVGATTAIRQAGGAILVNFRPVAPPYDIEAVGDSEALAREFLAGPEADTLAHLTLDYGLVFDFARVGDLDLPAGTSAELRFAQPLTPSTPAATAPAAPAPTTDGG; translated from the coding sequence GTGAGCGCTCCGGCACCGGGCCGGCAGCGCTCGCTGGGGGCCTCGCTGCTGGACCAGGTGCTGGCCGAGACGCTCGACCCGGCCTACGCCCGCGCCGCCGCCGACCGGGAGGCCACCGCCCGCGCGGCCGCCGCCCGGCCGGCCACCCCCGGCCCCCGCCCGTCGTGGGTGCTGCGGCACCGCGGCCAGCTGCTGGTCGCCCTCACCCTGCTGCTGGCCGGGCTGCTCGCCTCGGTCACCTACCGCGAGGCCGCCGCCGGCGCCCAGGGCCGCGAGCAGACCCGCGAGGCGCTGCGCGACGACATCCGTGAGGAGTCCGACGTCACCGACGACCTGGTCGCCCAGCTCGAGGACCTCACCGGCCAGGTCGGCCGCACCCGCGACCAGGCCCTGGCGGCCTCCGCGACCGGCCAGCAGGCGCTGACCCGGCTGGCCGCGGTCGAGCAGGGCACCGCCGTGGTCGCGGTCTCCGGCCCGGGACTGCGGGTCACCCTCGACGACGCCCCGCCGCCGGCCGACAGCGACCCCGTCGGTGGCGCGACCGAGCAGAACCAGGCCGGGCTGGTCCAGGACGCCGACGTGCAGCTGGCGGTGAACGGGCTGTGGGCCGCCGGCGCGGAGGCGATCAGCATCAACGGCCAGCGGGTCGGCGCCACCACCGCCATCCGGCAGGCCGGCGGCGCCATCCTGGTCAACTTCCGGCCGGTCGCCCCGCCCTACGACATCGAGGCCGTGGGCGACTCCGAGGCCCTGGCGAGGGAGTTCCTGGCCGGCCCCGAGGCGGACACCCTGGCCCACCTGACCCTCGACTACGGTCTCGTGTTCGACTTCGCCCGGGTCGGCGACCTTGACCTGCCGGCCGGGACCAGCGCCGAGCTGCGCTTCGCCCAGCCGCTGACCCCGTCCACCCCGGCCGCGACCGCACCGGCCGCGCCCGCACCGACCACCGACGGAGGCTGA
- a CDS encoding nuclear transport factor 2 family protein, translating into MSAVSDRFMAALHHLDEHADTGPMVELTAPEAVLRKLDRHQEETGPEGARVFWDDYRSVFATISTEFTSTLDGETGSSLEWVSRSTLEDGAELTYSGVTVIDVDGEQVSGVRTYYDSAAFVRPTPA; encoded by the coding sequence ATGAGCGCTGTCAGCGACCGTTTCATGGCCGCCCTGCACCACCTCGACGAGCACGCCGACACCGGGCCGATGGTGGAGCTCACCGCACCGGAGGCGGTGCTGCGCAAGCTGGACCGGCACCAGGAGGAGACCGGACCCGAGGGCGCCCGGGTCTTCTGGGACGACTACCGCTCGGTGTTCGCCACCATCAGCACCGAGTTCACCTCCACCCTGGACGGCGAGACCGGCTCGTCGCTGGAGTGGGTCTCGCGCAGCACCCTCGAGGACGGCGCCGAGCTGACCTACAGCGGGGTGACCGTCATCGACGTCGACGGCGAACAGGTCTCCGGCGTGCGCACCTACTACGACTCCGCGGCCTTCGTGCGCCCCACCCCGGCCTGA
- a CDS encoding DUF881 domain-containing protein, whose protein sequence is MSGPLHPGEQPAAGLPAEPPVHEHPADQLPPDQPHTGQPLAGQPGAGAPVEDPAVAGPTTGHVLDPTGQEDHTGNGVPAAGPPPDADPAAGPPPDADPAPAPPSGSGGAAPPRPRRRRDPLAASLIGVLTLLLGFAFAVQVRSTDTDQQLSGAREEDLVRILDDVTAQEDRLRQEIADQRVALDSLGDSDTVAAAALQEAQQRAETLGILNGTLPARGPGLEVTIRDPAAQIDVDVLLNAVQELRGAGAETMQIDDVRIGVSSAVTGDPGALAIDGQPLSAPYTVRVIGSPQDMATALAIPGGVATKVGRVEGTMEVVQSAEVVVDALRPLDEPQYAEPAPGGN, encoded by the coding sequence ATGAGCGGGCCGCTGCACCCCGGCGAGCAGCCGGCCGCCGGCCTGCCCGCCGAGCCGCCGGTGCACGAGCACCCCGCCGACCAGCTCCCTCCCGACCAGCCTCATACCGGGCAGCCCCTCGCCGGGCAGCCCGGCGCCGGTGCCCCGGTGGAGGACCCGGCCGTGGCCGGGCCGACGACAGGGCACGTCCTGGACCCGACGGGCCAGGAGGACCACACCGGGAACGGCGTCCCGGCCGCCGGCCCGCCGCCAGACGCGGACCCGGCCGCAGGTCCGCCACCGGACGCGGACCCGGCGCCCGCTCCGCCGTCCGGGAGCGGGGGAGCGGCCCCGCCGCGGCCCCGGCGGCGGAGGGACCCCCTCGCCGCCTCGCTGATCGGCGTCCTCACCCTGCTGCTCGGCTTCGCCTTCGCCGTCCAGGTGCGCAGCACCGACACCGACCAGCAGCTGTCCGGCGCCCGCGAGGAGGACCTCGTCCGCATCCTGGACGACGTCACCGCCCAGGAGGACCGGCTGCGCCAGGAGATCGCCGACCAGCGGGTGGCGCTGGACTCCCTGGGCGACTCCGACACCGTCGCGGCGGCCGCCCTGCAGGAGGCCCAGCAGCGCGCGGAGACCCTCGGCATCCTCAACGGCACGCTCCCCGCCCGCGGTCCCGGCCTGGAGGTCACCATCCGGGACCCCGCCGCCCAGATCGACGTCGACGTGCTGCTCAACGCCGTCCAGGAGCTGCGCGGTGCTGGCGCGGAGACGATGCAGATCGACGACGTCCGGATCGGGGTGAGCAGCGCCGTCACCGGTGACCCGGGCGCGCTCGCCATCGACGGACAGCCCCTGTCGGCCCCGTACACGGTGCGGGTCATCGGCTCGCCGCAGGACATGGCCACCGCCCTGGCCATCCCGGGCGGGGTGGCCACGAAGGTCGGCCGCGTCGAGGGCACGATGGAGGTCGTCCAGTCCGCCGAGGTCGTCGTCGACGCGTTGCGGCCGCTGGACGAGCCTCAATACGCTGAGCCCGCCCCGGGCGGCAACTGA
- the gcvP gene encoding aminomethyl-transferring glycine dehydrogenase → MVARSSELDGTQPRTTPPLTGALPSLSALSPQGEFAARHIGPRPAQTAAMLEVVGHASLESLADASVPEGVRDRSPLDLPAAADEATVLAQLRERAEANEVFTSMIGLGYNGTLTPTVIQRTILENPAWYTAYTPYQPEISQGRLEALINFQTMVADLTGLDVAGASMLDEATAAAEAMTLVRRAGRAKTDAVFVVDADTLPQTLAVLRTRAEPLGIGLHVADLCAGWPTDLPAAGAFGVLLAFPGASGAVRDHRALAEAAHAAGAAVVVAADLLALTLLEAPGEWGADVACGTTQRFGVPMGYGGPHAGYLAVRQGLARQLPGRLVGVSVDADGDVAYRLALQTREQHIRREKATSNICTAQVLLAVIAGAYAVYHGPEGLTAIAARVHRSAQALAGWLHAGGVPLVHEEYFDTLAVSVPGRAAEVVAAAAARRVNLRLVDADTVAVACDETTTPAVLALVAEAFGVDADLSTLEEGGADALPAQLRRATPFLTHPVFAEHRSETAMLRYLRMLSDKDLALDRTMIPLGSCTMKLNAATEMAAITWPEFAGLHPFAPSEQARGYSQLITELCEGLAEITGYAAVSVQPNAGSQGEFAGLMAIRAYHHSRGDQARDVCLIPSSAHGTNAASAVMAGMRVVVVACDEAGNVDLADLRAKVAAHAERLAAIMITYPSTHGVFEVEVQEICAAVHDAGGQVYVDGANLNALVGLARPGRFGSDVSHLNLHKTFCIPHGGGGPGVGPIGVREHLVPFLPSHPLVETGGAGAVISGAPFGSAGILPISWAYLRLMGPEGLLSATQHAILAANYVAERLRPYYPVLYTGASGLVAHECILDIRPLTKATGVTNDDIAKRLIDFGFHAPTMSFPVAGTLMVEPTESEDKAELDRFVEAMIAIRGEIDKVGSGEYDATDNPLRNAPHTLKMLSGAWERPYSRETAVYPVRGLVGRGYLAPVRRIDGAYGDRNLVCSCPSPEAFEEPHVPHQPVAAEPTRAQGAPDDLGTTADVVGAQA, encoded by the coding sequence ATGGTCGCCCGTTCGTCCGAACTGGACGGAACTCAGCCCCGCACCACCCCGCCGCTGACCGGAGCGCTCCCGTCGCTGTCGGCGCTGTCCCCGCAGGGGGAGTTCGCGGCCCGGCACATCGGTCCGCGTCCCGCCCAGACCGCGGCGATGCTCGAGGTGGTCGGCCACGCCTCGCTGGAGTCCCTCGCCGACGCCAGCGTCCCCGAGGGCGTGCGCGACCGCAGCCCGCTGGACCTGCCCGCCGCCGCCGACGAGGCCACCGTGCTGGCACAGCTGCGCGAGCGGGCCGAGGCCAACGAGGTCTTCACCTCGATGATCGGGCTGGGCTACAACGGCACCCTGACGCCGACGGTCATCCAGCGCACCATCCTGGAGAACCCGGCCTGGTACACCGCCTACACGCCCTACCAGCCCGAGATCAGCCAGGGCCGGCTCGAGGCGCTGATCAACTTCCAGACCATGGTCGCCGACCTCACCGGCCTCGACGTGGCCGGTGCCTCGATGCTCGACGAGGCCACCGCCGCCGCCGAGGCGATGACGCTGGTGCGCCGCGCCGGCCGCGCGAAGACCGACGCGGTGTTCGTCGTCGACGCCGACACGCTGCCGCAGACCCTCGCCGTCCTGCGCACCCGGGCCGAGCCGCTGGGCATCGGCCTGCACGTCGCCGACCTGTGCGCCGGCTGGCCCACCGACCTGCCCGCCGCCGGTGCCTTCGGGGTCCTGCTGGCCTTCCCCGGTGCCAGTGGCGCCGTGCGCGACCACCGGGCGCTGGCCGAGGCCGCGCACGCCGCCGGTGCCGCCGTCGTGGTCGCCGCGGACCTGCTGGCGCTGACCCTGCTCGAGGCGCCGGGGGAGTGGGGCGCCGACGTCGCCTGCGGCACCACCCAGCGCTTCGGCGTCCCGATGGGCTACGGCGGCCCGCACGCCGGCTACCTCGCCGTCCGCCAGGGGCTGGCCCGCCAGCTGCCCGGCCGGCTCGTCGGGGTGTCGGTCGACGCCGACGGCGACGTCGCCTACCGGCTGGCCCTGCAGACCCGCGAGCAGCACATCCGCCGGGAGAAGGCCACCAGCAACATCTGCACCGCGCAGGTGCTGCTGGCCGTCATCGCCGGCGCCTACGCCGTCTACCACGGCCCCGAGGGCCTGACCGCGATCGCGGCCCGCGTGCACCGCAGCGCCCAGGCGCTGGCCGGCTGGCTGCATGCCGGCGGCGTCCCGCTGGTGCACGAGGAGTACTTCGACACCCTCGCCGTCTCCGTGCCCGGCCGGGCCGCCGAGGTGGTCGCCGCCGCCGCGGCCCGCCGGGTGAACCTGCGGCTGGTCGACGCCGACACCGTCGCGGTCGCCTGCGACGAGACGACGACCCCCGCCGTCCTGGCGCTCGTGGCCGAGGCCTTCGGCGTGGACGCGGACCTCTCCACCCTGGAGGAGGGTGGCGCGGACGCCCTGCCGGCCCAGCTGCGCCGGGCCACGCCGTTCCTGACCCACCCGGTCTTCGCCGAGCACCGCTCGGAGACGGCGATGCTGCGCTACCTGCGCATGCTCAGCGACAAGGACCTCGCACTCGACCGCACGATGATCCCGCTGGGCTCGTGCACGATGAAGCTCAACGCCGCCACCGAGATGGCCGCCATCACCTGGCCGGAGTTCGCCGGGCTGCACCCCTTCGCCCCGAGCGAGCAGGCCCGCGGTTACTCCCAGCTGATCACCGAGCTGTGCGAGGGGCTCGCGGAGATCACCGGCTACGCCGCGGTCAGCGTGCAGCCCAACGCCGGCTCCCAGGGCGAGTTCGCCGGGCTGATGGCCATCCGGGCCTACCACCACAGCCGGGGCGACCAGGCCCGCGACGTCTGCCTGATCCCGTCCTCGGCGCACGGCACCAACGCCGCCAGCGCCGTCATGGCCGGCATGCGGGTGGTCGTCGTGGCCTGCGACGAGGCCGGCAACGTCGACCTGGCCGACCTGCGCGCCAAGGTCGCCGCCCACGCCGAGCGCCTGGCCGCGATCATGATCACCTACCCCTCGACCCACGGCGTCTTCGAGGTCGAGGTGCAGGAGATCTGCGCCGCCGTCCACGACGCCGGCGGTCAGGTCTACGTCGACGGCGCCAACCTCAACGCCCTGGTCGGGCTCGCCCGGCCCGGCCGGTTCGGCTCCGACGTCAGCCACCTGAACCTGCACAAGACCTTCTGCATCCCGCACGGTGGTGGCGGCCCCGGCGTGGGCCCGATCGGCGTCCGGGAGCACCTTGTGCCCTTCCTGCCCAGCCACCCGCTGGTGGAGACCGGCGGGGCGGGCGCGGTCATCTCCGGTGCGCCCTTCGGCTCGGCCGGGATCCTGCCGATCTCCTGGGCCTACCTGCGGCTGATGGGCCCCGAGGGCCTGCTGTCGGCCACCCAGCACGCGATCCTGGCGGCCAACTACGTCGCCGAGCGGCTGCGCCCGTACTACCCGGTGCTCTACACCGGCGCCTCGGGCCTGGTGGCGCACGAGTGCATCCTGGACATCCGGCCGCTGACCAAGGCCACCGGCGTCACCAACGACGACATCGCCAAGCGGCTCATCGACTTCGGCTTCCACGCCCCGACCATGAGCTTCCCGGTCGCCGGCACGCTGATGGTGGAGCCGACCGAGAGCGAGGACAAGGCCGAGCTCGACCGGTTCGTCGAGGCGATGATCGCCATCCGCGGCGAGATCGACAAGGTCGGCAGCGGCGAGTACGACGCGACCGACAACCCGCTGCGCAACGCCCCGCACACGCTGAAGATGCTCAGCGGTGCCTGGGAGCGGCCCTACTCGCGGGAGACCGCGGTCTACCCGGTGCGCGGCCTGGTCGGGCGGGGCTACCTGGCGCCGGTGCGGCGCATCGACGGCGCCTACGGCGACCGCAACCTGGTCTGCTCGTGCCCGTCCCCGGAGGCCTTCGAGGAGCCGCACGTGCCGCACCAGCCGGTCGCCGCCGAGCCGACCCGGGCGCAGGGTGCCCCCGACGACCTGGGGACGACGGCCGACGTGGTCGGCGCCCAGGCCTGA